The genomic region TCTCTGGCCAGGTGCGGTTGTAGTGCGCAAGGAATTCACATTTGAGGTTCTCCGTAGAGACAATCGCTGCCCCTGCCCCATCGCCCATCATGGCCGCCTGGGCGTTGGTGAGGTCAGTGCGGCACTGGCCTCCTATGGTCTCCCAGGCCGATACGGCTACCACCAGGATCCTCTTGTACTTGCCGGCCTTTATCAAGTTCCAGGCGACTTCGCATCCATCCACAAAGCTCGCGCACGCATTACTTATGTTGAGAACCGGGACCTCGACGGGAAACCCGAGCTTCCAGTGTATGTAACCGCCGACCATGGGTACTGTATATTTACCGCCGCAATTATTAGCGATGATGTAATCGATGTCGGAGGGCTTGAGGCCTGCCTGATCGAGCACCTTCCTTGACACGTTCTCTGCAAGAATCTCTGCGGCGTCCTCATTCCTGAATCTCCTGATCTCTTTTGGAAAATGAAACGTGGCCCTGAGAAAATCGGGCACCGTTGGTAAGAGATATTCCTGGTCTTTGGGCGTCACTACATCCCCCTGTATGTCCATTGCTACCGCTTCCAAACCGACTCTAATACTCATGGCATCCTCCTTATCAAAATGATTGGGTTCTGATTCTCCTGACTTTATTTCCTGAAACATGCACACCACAATTGTTACGCCAGCATACCTCCGTCTGCTACAAACACCTGGCCCGTTACAAAACTGGAGGCGTCTGATGCCAGATAGGCCGCCAAGGGTCTTATCTCCCTCGGCTCACCGATCCGCCCCATAGGGATTAAGGCAATGATGAGAGGCTTGAGCTGCTCCTGCATCTCCGGCGAAATACCAAGTCCCACCGGATTGGTGTCATGCATTCCCGGGGCAATGGCGTTAATGCGAATACCTTCCGACGCATACGCTGCTGCTGCATGCCTGGTCAAGCCGATGATGGCCGCCTTTGTCGTCCCGTAGACCGAAGAGTCCGGGGCAAACCCTCCGGGCAGGCCTGCAATTGATGCAGTACTGATTATTGAACCTCGCTTCTGTTTCAACATCACTGGCAGGACGGCTTTCATGCAAAGGAATGTGCCTCGCAAGTTTATGGCTACCACCCTTGTCCAGTCTTCATACGTTAACTCGTGAGGCCGGGCAAAGCGGTTCGTAATCCCGGCGTTGCAGAAGAGGATATCAATGGTGCCGAATCGCTGGAGTGCTATACTTACCATTCTCATTACATCCTCGGGTTTGGATACGTCGCCCTGAAGCGCTATCGCGCGACGGCCGAACGTTTCCAGCAGCTTAACCGTTTCCTCAGCAAGGTCCATCCGGATGTCATTACAGACCACATCGGCTCCGCACTCCGCCAAAGCCAGGCAGTACTCTCGGCCCAGCCCATGCCCACCCGCAGTAACCAAAGCTACCTTACCAGAAAGATTAAACATTTCAAACAGTTTCATTCTTGATGCCTCCTTCTTCGAAACGCTTAGCACTTCACGCTGTTATGCCACCGTCCGTGGCAAAGACCTGCCCAGTAACATAACTTGAGGCGTCCGATGCCAGAAAAACAGCCAATCCTCTTATCTCGTTCGGTTCGGCGAATCGCCCCATAGGGATCATCATTGAAACGCTACGTTTCAACTGCTCCACCTGCTCATCTGTCAACCCGAGACCGACGGGCCTCGTGTCATGCAGTCCCGGTGCAATAGCATTAATGCGGACACCATCTCTTGCATAGGTCATTGCTGCATGGCGAGTAAAACCGATCATACCGGCTTTTGTCGCACCGTAGCAGTAGGAAAAGGGTGCCTTTCCTGCCTTGATCCCGGCTACGGAGGCCGTGCTGATGATGGAGCCACGCTTCTTTGCAAGCATGCCCGGGAGAACCGCCTTTATGCAGAGGAACATGCTCGTCAGATTTACCTCCACTACCCGGTCCCAAGCTTCCACTGATAACTCATGGAGGGGTATGAGCGGGTTCATGATACCGGCATTACAAAAAAGGATGTCAATGGTCCCCAATTCCTCCAGCGACCGTTTCACCATGCTTTCTACTGCGTCCGGTTTCGAAACATCCGCCGGTAGCGCCACTGCCCGCCGACCAAGTTTTCTCACGGCTTCTGCCGTGTCCTCGGCGAGGCGGGGGTCAATATCGTTACATGCCACGTCTGCTCCGAATTCCGCCATGGCGAGGCAGTACTCCCGTCCCAGTCCGTGTCCCCCTGCCGTCACGAGAGCTACTTTCCCCGCAAGATCAAATATTCCCTGGCTCTCCATTTAAACCTCCTCAGAAGCTGATTTTAAACCGCCATACTCGTAGAAACCTTTTCCTGTCTTCATACCCAACCAACCCGCCGTCACCATCTTTTTCAGGAGAGTTGGGGGGGCAAAACGCGAATCTTTCGTGTAGTCATAGATAGCCTCGCTCCCCTTCAACAGCGTGTC from Deltaproteobacteria bacterium harbors:
- a CDS encoding SDR family NAD(P)-dependent oxidoreductase yields the protein MKLFEMFNLSGKVALVTAGGHGLGREYCLALAECGADVVCNDIRMDLAEETVKLLETFGRRAIALQGDVSKPEDVMRMVSIALQRFGTIDILFCNAGITNRFARPHELTYEDWTRVVAINLRGTFLCMKAVLPVMLKQKRGSIISTASIAGLPGGFAPDSSVYGTTKAAIIGLTRHAAAAYASEGIRINAIAPGMHDTNPVGLGISPEMQEQLKPLIIALIPMGRIGEPREIRPLAAYLASDASSFVTGQVFVADGGMLA
- a CDS encoding SDR family NAD(P)-dependent oxidoreductase, giving the protein MESQGIFDLAGKVALVTAGGHGLGREYCLAMAEFGADVACNDIDPRLAEDTAEAVRKLGRRAVALPADVSKPDAVESMVKRSLEELGTIDILFCNAGIMNPLIPLHELSVEAWDRVVEVNLTSMFLCIKAVLPGMLAKKRGSIISTASVAGIKAGKAPFSYCYGATKAGMIGFTRHAAMTYARDGVRINAIAPGLHDTRPVGLGLTDEQVEQLKRSVSMMIPMGRFAEPNEIRGLAVFLASDASSYVTGQVFATDGGITA